Proteins co-encoded in one Muntiacus reevesi chromosome 13, mMunRee1.1, whole genome shotgun sequence genomic window:
- the CCDC116 gene encoding coiled-coil domain-containing protein 116 yields the protein MARCRHHSGYLADDEAGHPTYVARVQPPKKSLFSEMGHASKPGHRPHPPSWHDPSGSSGRRRNPKGPRPFTSFLDFLVEGQVLESLQTVVEEATERMATVKTEAGVPLVEVQDPAEEPRGGRRARARPSLSTLRRHRARPGLCVGRPNNYPSRSSSMSNSRSSCMAADWPGCHSGDSDLGARGLGRLPPVTDQLLLEKSLRRLVQLESRGRGLGQASSHGDSQLLDSLDSQSSSHWAVEQPLSWFSGPLGSSWDTHELSEPGPTERELGLLRRQLNKEMRSLLSQPASSELPGYSALREPHRTLDFLAEHHLFPALQNVVNRAVEKLSGARRRDGGPLFPSEWETARESCSKMATPTDGEELYESLPSTASSPRTEQTKSKYQGRGKAREGGAPVPSPQVATRFRLEVTATEEPRVSTSLPRHEGLNPEPRSPDYKFSKKLLPSILSKSSTVSQLSDPWHEELIDYLKDQAVSLLIHKYSFEKNLTDQLGFISFPVTEALMDLFLGFKKVEGSRIRLSSTVDWHCLLRRLEEDKSSQRSSRLAFRAPSRLTSQHSTPRKGSGNPATPSEVSVRGRRIRDKPTGSSRLDRRPQGSRPHPPQERSRPPEAKRFLSPTNAGVASHPSEQRVDMEDQQSTEEEDKEEQEEEEEEEDFFGDESQPQSSQEPPGEATISSPVAGPSDPP from the exons ATGGCCCGCTGCCGCCACCATTCGGGCTACCTGGCGGACGATGAGGCCGGCCACCCTACCTACGTGGCCCGG GTGCAGCCACCTAAGAAGTCACTGTTCTCCGAAATGGGCCACGCCTCCAAGCCGGGCCACAGGCCACACCCGCCTTCCTGGCATGACCCCTCAGGTAGTTCAGGCCGCCGCAGAAACCCGAAGGGCCCGCGACCCTTTACGAGCTTCCTGGATTTCCTTGTCGAGGGTCAGGTGCTGGAAAGCCTGCAGACGGTGGTGGAGGAGGCAACGGAGCGCATGGCCACCGTGAAGACCGAGGCGGGGGTGCCGCTGGTGGAAGTGCAGGACCCCGCGGAGGAGCCGAGGGGCGGGCGCCGGGCGCGGGCCCGGCCCAGCCTCAGCACCCTGCGCCGGCACCGCGCCCGGCCCGGTCTCTGCGTGGGGCGTCCCAACAATTACCCCTCCCGCTCCAGCTCCATGTCCAACTCCCGCAGCAGCTGCATGGCCGCCGACTGGCCGGGCTGCCACAGCGGGGACAGTGACCTGGGCGCCCGGGGCCTGGGCCGACTGCCGCCCGTGACGGACCAACTCCTGCTGGAGAAGAGCCTCAGACGGCTGGTGCAGCTGGAGAGCCGAGGG AGAGGCCTGGGGCAGGCCTCCTCCCACGGGGACTCGCAGCTGTTGGACTCACTGGacagccagagcagcagccactGGGCCGTGGAGCAGCCCCTGTCGTGGTTCTCAGGCCCGCTGGGCTCGAGCTGGGACACGCACGAGTTGTCAGAGCCGGGGCCCACGGAGCGCGAGCTGGGCCTCCTCAGGCGGCAGCTGAACAAGGAGATGAGATCCCTGCTGAGCCAGCCGGCGTCGTCTGAGCTGCCCGGCTACTCTGCGCTCCGCGAGCCCCATCGGACCCTGGACTTCCTGGCCGAGCACCACCTCTTCCCCGCCCTGCAGAACGTGGTCAACCGGGCCGTGGAGAAGCTCAGCGGCGCCCGCCGCCGCGACGGCGGCCCGCTCTTCCCGTCGGAATGGGAGACGGCCCGGGAGTCCTGCTCCAAGATGGCCACGCCCACAGACGGGGAGGAACTCTACGAGTCGCTGCCCAGCACGGCCTCCAGCCCCCGGACCGAGCAAACGAAGAGCAAGTACCAGGGTCGCGGCAAGGCCCGGGAAGGGGGCGCTCCCGTGCCTAGCCCTCAAGTGGCCACCAGGTTCCGGCTTGAAGTGACAGCCACGGAAGAGCCCCGGGTTTCAACATCCCTACCCAGGCACGAGGGGCTGAACCCGGAGCCCAGG AGCCCCGACTACAAGTTCAGCAAGAAGTTGCTGCCCTCCATCCTGTCCAAGTCCAGCACCGTGTCCCAGCTCTCCGACCCCTGGCACGAGGAACTCATCGACTACCTGAAGGATCAGGCCGTGTCCCTGCTCATCCACAAGTACAGCTTTGAGAAGAACCTCACTGACCAGCTGGGCTTCATCTCCTTCCCAGTCACCGAGGCGCTCATGGACCTCTTCCTGGGCTTCAAGAAGGTGGAGGGCTCACGCATCCGCCTGTCCTCCACGGTTGACTGGCACTGCCTGCTGCGCAGGCTGGAGGAGGACAAGTCCAGCCAGCGCTCATCCCGGCTGGCATTCCGGGCCCCCTCCCGACTGACCTCCCAGCACAGCACCCCCCGGAAAGGCTCGGGGAACCCCGCCACGCCCTCCGAGGTCTCCGTCAGGGGCCGCAGGATCCGGGACAAGCCCACAGGGTCCTCCCGCCTTGACAGGAGGCCCCAGGGCTCCCGGCCACACCCCCCGCAGGAGCGCTCCAGGCCCCCGGAGGCCAAGCGGTTCCTGTCCCCCACCAACGCTGGCGTGGCCTCCCATCCCTCCGAGCAGAGAGTGGATATGGAGGACCAGCAGAGCACTGAGGAGGAAGAcaaagaggagcaggaggaggaggaggaggaggaagacttcTTTGGAGATGAGAGCCAGCCCCAGAGCTCCCAGGAGCCTCCAGGGGAGGCTACAATCAGCTCCCCCGTGGCAGGCCCCAGTGACCCCCCGTGA
- the UBE2L3 gene encoding ubiquitin-conjugating enzyme E2 L3 encodes MAASRRLMKELEEIRKCGMKNFRNIQVDEANLLTWQGLIVPDNPPYDKGAFRIEINFPAEYPFKPPKITFKTKIYHPNIDEKGQVCLPVISAENWKPATKTDQVIQSLIALVNDPQPEHPLRADLAEEYSKDRKKFCKNAEEFTKKYGEKRPVD; translated from the exons GAGCTTGAAGAGATCCGCAAGTGTGGGATGAAAAACTTCCGTAACATCCAGGTCGATGAAGCTAATTTGCTGACTTGGCAAGGGCTCATTGTTCCC gACAACCCTCCCTATGATAAAGGGGCCTTCAGAATTGAAATCAACTTTCCAGCAGAGTACCCCTTCAAACCACCGAAGATCACATTCAAAACGAAGATCTACCACCCAAACATCGACGAGAAGGGGCAGGTGTGTCTGCCGGTAATTAGTGCTGAAAACTGGAAGCCAGCAACCAAAACCGACCAAG TCATCCAGTCCCTCATAGCACTGGTGAACGACCCCCAGCCCGAGCACCCGCTCCGGGCTGACCTAGCTGAAGAGTACTCTAAGGACCGTAAAAAATTCTGTAAGAACGCTGAAGAATTTACAAAGAAATATGGGGAAAAGCGACCTGTGGACTAA
- the YDJC gene encoding carbohydrate deacetylase isoform X2 yields MARPRVRLVVTADDFGYCPRRDEGIVEAFLAGAVTSVSLLVNGSAAGSAAELARRHRIPTGLHANLSEGRPVGPARHGASSLIGSEGFFLGKMGFRRAVAAGEVILSQVREELEAQLSRFRELLGRDPTHVDGHQHVHVLPGVCRVFAQALQACGVRFTRLPLERGVDGCAWLEAPARDFAGALEQDASAAIGPFVHHGLRWTDVFVGLSTCGRHMSAHRVMEALTRALEGSACPGRRAALHPRRPRLQEARRGVRQQSHSGSLSGALATVTLADS; encoded by the exons ATGGCCCGGCCCCGCGTGCGGCTGGTGGTCACGGCAGACGACTTTGGCTATTGCCCGCGGCGCGACGAGGGCATCGTGGAAGCCTTCCTGGCCGGGGCTGTGACCAGCGTGTCCCTGCTGGTCAACGGCTCGGCCGCCGGGAGCGCGGCTGAACTGGCCCGCAG GCACCGGATCCCCACGGGCCTCCACGCCAACCTGTCCGAGGGCCGCCCCGTGGGCCCGGCCCGCCATGGCGCCTCTTCGCTGATCGGCTCCGAGGGCTTCTTCCTCGGCAAGATGGGATTCCGGCGGGCGGTGGCGGCCGGAGAAGTGATCTTGTCCCAG GTGCGAGAAGAGCTGGAGGCCCAGCTGAGCCGCTTCCGGGAATTACTGGGCAGGGACCCTACTCACGTCGACGGCCACCAGCACGTGCACGTGCTCCCAG GCGTGTGCCGGGTGTTCGCCCAGGCCCTGCAGGCCTGTGGAGTGCGCTTCACTAGGCTGCCGCTGGAGCGCGGGGTGGACGGCTGCGCCTGGCTGGAGGCCCCAGCGCGGGACTTTGCCGGCGCCCTGGAGCAAGACGCCAGCGCCGCCATCGGTCCCTTCGTTCACCATGGCCTTCG GTGGACCGACGTCTTCGTGGGCCTCAGCACCTGCGGCCGGCACATGTCCGCTCACCGTGTGATGGAGGCGCTGACTCGGGCCCTGGAAG GCTCAGCTTGCCCGGGACGGCGTGCAGCTCTGCACCCTAGAAGACCTAGACTGCAAGAGGCCCGGAGAGGGGTCCGCCAGCAAAGCCACTCGGGAAGCCTTTCTGGAGCCCTCGCCACCGTGACCCTGGCCGACAGCTGA
- the YDJC gene encoding carbohydrate deacetylase isoform X1: MARPRVRLVVTADDFGYCPRRDEGIVEAFLAGAVTSVSLLVNGSAAGSAAELARRHRIPTGLHANLSEGRPVGPARHGASSLIGSEGFFLGKMGFRRAVAAGEVILSQVREELEAQLSRFRELLGRDPTHVDGHQHVHVLPGVCRVFAQALQACGVRFTRLPLERGVDGCAWLEAPARDFAGALEQDASAAIGPFVHHGLRWTDVFVGLSTCGRHMSAHRVMEALTRALEGMPAGQAVTAELMVHPGYPSVPPVGGCGEGPDAFSCSSDRLHELRVLTAPVLQAQLARDGVQLCTLEDLDCKRPGEGSASKATREAFLEPSPP; this comes from the exons ATGGCCCGGCCCCGCGTGCGGCTGGTGGTCACGGCAGACGACTTTGGCTATTGCCCGCGGCGCGACGAGGGCATCGTGGAAGCCTTCCTGGCCGGGGCTGTGACCAGCGTGTCCCTGCTGGTCAACGGCTCGGCCGCCGGGAGCGCGGCTGAACTGGCCCGCAG GCACCGGATCCCCACGGGCCTCCACGCCAACCTGTCCGAGGGCCGCCCCGTGGGCCCGGCCCGCCATGGCGCCTCTTCGCTGATCGGCTCCGAGGGCTTCTTCCTCGGCAAGATGGGATTCCGGCGGGCGGTGGCGGCCGGAGAAGTGATCTTGTCCCAG GTGCGAGAAGAGCTGGAGGCCCAGCTGAGCCGCTTCCGGGAATTACTGGGCAGGGACCCTACTCACGTCGACGGCCACCAGCACGTGCACGTGCTCCCAG GCGTGTGCCGGGTGTTCGCCCAGGCCCTGCAGGCCTGTGGAGTGCGCTTCACTAGGCTGCCGCTGGAGCGCGGGGTGGACGGCTGCGCCTGGCTGGAGGCCCCAGCGCGGGACTTTGCCGGCGCCCTGGAGCAAGACGCCAGCGCCGCCATCGGTCCCTTCGTTCACCATGGCCTTCG GTGGACCGACGTCTTCGTGGGCCTCAGCACCTGCGGCCGGCACATGTCCGCTCACCGTGTGATGGAGGCGCTGACTCGGGCCCTGGAAGGTATGCCCGCTGGCCAGGCGGTGACGGCTGAGCTGATGGTGCACCCCGGCTACCCGAGTGTGCCTCCGGTTGGGGGCTGCGGGGAGGGCCCCGACGCCTTCTCCTGCTCTTCCGATCGCCTGCACGAGCTGCGTGTCCTCACGGCACCCGTGCTGCAGGCTCAGCTTGCCCGGGACGGCGTGCAGCTCTGCACCCTAGAAGACCTAGACTGCAAGAGGCCCGGAGAGGGGTCCGCCAGCAAAGCCACTCGGGAAGCCTTTCTGGAGCCCTCGCCACCGTGA